One window of the Salvia splendens isolate huo1 unplaced genomic scaffold, SspV2 ctg1187, whole genome shotgun sequence genome contains the following:
- the LOC121788990 gene encoding serine/threonine-protein kinase STY13-like, which produces MAEEDVHGGGGGGFVRADQIDLKSIDEQLNRHITRALTMEKKKQENGGKQQQQQDESREIPARQEWEIDASKLVVKSVLARGTFGTVHRGVYDGEDVAVKLLDWGEEGHRSQAEVASLRAAFAQEVSVWHKLDHPNVTKFVGATFGWTELNIQKDSGQLGMARNVCCVVVEYLPGGTLKNFLIRNIRTKPCFQVVIQLALDLARGLSYLHSQKIVHRDVKTENMLLDKKRTIKIADFGVARVEASNPNEMTGETGTLGYMAPEVLKWPPLQ; this is translated from the exons AGCAGCTCAATCGGCATATCACCAGAGCTCTGACCatggagaagaagaagcaggAGAATGGAgggaagcagcagcagcagcaggaTGAATCGAGGGAGATTCCGGCGAGGCAAGAATGGGAAATCGACGCCTCGAAACTCGTGGTCAAATCGGTGCTGGCGCGGGGCACTTTTGGCACCGTTCACCGCGGCGTTTACGACGGAGAGGATGTTGCAG TAAAACTTCTCGACTGGGGGGAAGAAGGCCACCGGTCACAAGCTGAAGTAGCTTCCCTTCGAGCAGCTTTTGCACAAGAAGTTTCTGTATGGCACAAGCTTGATCATCCAAATGTTACAAAG TTTGTTGGAGCTACATTTGGGTGGACAGAGCTGAACATACAAAAAGACAGCGGCCAACTTGGAATGGCGCGTAATGTCTGCTGTGTCGTGGTTGAATATCTACCCGGAGGAACCCTTAAAAATTTCCTCATTAGAAATATAAGGACGAAACCTTGCTTTCAAGTTGTTATTCAGCTAGCTTTGGATCTTGCACGAGG CTTAAGCTATCTTCACTCTCAGAAGATCGTGCACAGGGATGTGAAAACAGAGAACATGCTTCTCGATAAGAAGAGAACAATCAAAATTGCTGATTTTGGTGTTGCACGTGTCGAGGCTTCAAATCCTAACGAGATGACTGGGGAGACTGGCACCCTCGGTTACATGGCACCCGAG GTCCTCAAATGGCCACCCCTACAATAG